The Pseudodesulfovibrio cashew genomic sequence TTCGCGCAGATACGCCGCGCGTTCGGTAAAATCAGATGATGCCATAGGGTTCGATGCAATCCGCCAGGGTTAAAGTATTGCCTTGATCTCGCTCAGGTTGGTCTTCTTGCCCACCGCCAGCAGGGTGTCCCCGGCATGGATGACTTCCTTGGGGCCGGGGTTGAAGACCATCTCCCCGTTGGCCTGCTTGATGGCGATGATGATCAGGTTGAAACGCGGGCGAATCTTGGAGTCGATGAGGTCCAGGCCGCACAGTTCGGACTCGGCGGTAACGGCGAGCTCCTCCATCTGCAGGTCGATGCCTCCGCGAACGGCCAGTTCGATGAAGTTGGTCACCGTGGGACGAAGCACGTTCTGGGCCATACGCAATCCGCCGATGAAGTGAGGCAGGACCACACGATTGGCCCCAGCCAGTTCCAACCGTGAAATATGCGTCTTGTCTCCGGCGCGGGCGACGATGGTAATATCCGGGTTAAGCTGGCGGGCTGTCAGGGTCACGTAGACGTTGGCGGCCTCGCTGGTCAGGGCGGAGATGAGCGACTTGGCGTGAAGCAGGCCTGCCGCCAAAAGGGTCTCATCGCTGGTGGCATCGCCTTCAATGCACAGAATCCCGTCCTGCTCCAGCTTGTCGATCAGGTCAGGGTCCTGTTCGATGACGACCACGGCATGTCCCTCGTTCATGATCTCCTGAACCACGATGGTGCCGATTCGCCCATAGCCACAAATGATAAAATGATTTCGCAGCTTACTGATTTCTTTGAGCATCTTGTGCTTACCCCACATTATTTGCAAACGCCCGTCGATGAGCAGTTGAGCGAACGCACCGGCAATATAGACGAAACCGCCCACGCCACCCATGATCAGGAAGGCCGTGAAAAGCCGCCCTGCCTCGGAGAGCTGGTTGACCTCCATGTAGCCGACGGTGGAAAGAGTGATGACCACCATGTAAAACGAACTGACAAAATCCCAGTCCTCATAGCCCATGTAAAAGGCGATCCCGATCAGGAAGACGATGAACAGATATACGACGCCGAGGACGACACTCCAGAAAGACCCGAGTTTCGCCCTCAGCCTGAGCATCCGTCTGTGAAACACATCGCCCATATCCCCTACCCCAGCTCCAAAATTCTTTCCTGCAACAAGGCTATGCTGTCCCGAAGTTCGGCCGCCCGCTCGAAGGCCAGCTCCTTGGCGGCCTCTCGCATTTCCCGCTCCAACCGCTTGACTGTCTTCCGCAATACTTTCGGATCCGAGCCATACTCGGCGGCGGGCTCGGCTGCCATGGCCACGGTCTGGCCGCTACCGCCTCCCAACTCGCCGAACAGATTCTCCACCTTCTTGCGGATGGTCATGGGCGTAATGCCGTGATCAACATTATATTGCTGTTGCTTTTCACGCCGCCGTTCGGTCTCCTCCATGGCTTCAGCCATGGACCCGGTGACCTTGTCCGCATAGAGGATCACCCTTCCTCCGACATTGCGCGCCGCCCTGCCGAAAGTCTGGATAAGAGACCGGTTGGAACGCAGGAACCCTTCCTTGTCCGCATCCAGAATCGCAACCAGGGACACCTCGGGTATATCGAGCCCTTCCCGAAGCAGGTTGATTCCCACCAGCACGAAGAATTCCCCCGCCCGCAGAGCCTGGATGATGGCCATGCGCTCCAGGGTGTCGATATCCGAATGCAGGTAACGAGCAGGAACGCCCATGGAGTTGAGATAATCATTCAAATCCTCGGCCATGCGCTTGGTCAAAGTGGTGACCAGAACCCGCTCGTCCCGTGACTGTCTCTTTTTACATTCTGCCAGTAAATCGTCAATCTGTCCCTGTACTTTTCGGACCTCGACCTCAGGATCAAGCAGTCCCGTCGGACGAATGATCTGTTCCACTACGACGCCCTGAGCCAGGTCCAGCTCCAAGGGACCGGGCGTGGCCGAAACATAGACGGCCTGATGCACCCGACCCTGGAATTCCTCATAGTTGAGCGGACGGTTGTCCAGGGCCGAGGGCAACCGAAATCCGAAATCCACCAGCGTGGTCTTGCGTGATCTGTCGCCGTTATACATCCCGCCCACCTGCGGCAAGGCGATATGGGACTCGTCCACGAACAGAATGAAATCTTCCGGGAAATAGTCGAGCAAGGTGGATGGAGGCTGTCCCTCGGTCCGCCCGTCAAGGTGGCGGGAGTAGTTCTCGATGCCGTTGCAGTAGCCAAGCTCTTCTATGATCTCGAGGTCATACATGGTCCGCTGTTCCAGCCTCTGGGCCTCGACCAGCTTGTTCGCGCCTTTCAATTCGGCCAGGCGCACCTGCAATTCATTGCGAATGTCATCCACCGCGCGATCCAGGTTTTCACGGTCGGACACGAAGTGGCTGCCTGGATAGATGACGGTCTTGCGAAGGCGGTCCTTGACTTCGCCGGTCAGCGGATCGGTCTCGGCAATGGAGTCGATCTCGTCACCGAAGAACTCTATGCGCAAGGCCTTCTCCCGGCTGTAGGCCGGGATGATTTCCACTACGTCTCCCCGAACGCGGAATGTGCTGCGATGGAAATCATAGTCGTTGCGCTCATAGTGAATCTCCACCAGCCGCGATAAAAGGGACTCCATGGCCATGGTCTGCCCTTCTTCAACAGGGATGACCATTTTGGCATAAAAATCGGGTGAGCCCAATCCATAGATGCAGGAAACCGAGGCCACGACCAGCACGTCGCTCCGGGTCAGGATCGCATGGGTGGCGGAGTGCCGGAGCTTGTCTATATTGTCGTTTATGGACGAATCTTTCTCAATGTAGACGTCCGAGTGCGGCAGGTAGGCCTCAGGCTGGTAATAGTCATAATAACTTACGAAGTACTCGACAGCATTATCGGGAAAGAGAGAACGGAATTCGGTGTAGAGCTGCGCGGCCAGTGTCTTGTTGGGCGCGAGCACCAGGGCGGGCCGATTCAGTCCGGCCACTACGTTGGCCATAGTGAAGGTCTTGCCCGTACCGGTGGCGCCAAGCAAAACCTGATCTCGTACCCCTGCGCGCAACCCCGTCGTGAGCTCCTCGATGGCCTCCGGCTGATCTCCCTTGGGAGTAAAATCGCTGACAAGTCTGAAATCCGGCATGAATATATCTCGTCCCACTTGAGGAAATTCGCTGAAACGCGTAATCAATTGTTATAGATACCCGAAAAGCAACACGGAGCGACCGTAATGGAAATCATCATCATACAGCCTGAAGAAACGCCACCCGTCCCCTTTGTCCACTCGCTGTCCATGGTCATAAAGAGCTTCAAAGGCCGCCGTGACGTGGAGGTCCACCTCTTTCGAAGCTCCTGGGAAACCGCCATGGAGGAAGGGGTAGACTGGACCCGGCTTATCAGCGGCACGGAGGACGCAGAGTCCAGCAGGCGCGTGATCATGGAATCCTTTACCGCCGCTGAGCGCGACCGTATCATAAAGTATCTGAAAGAGCAGTATTCCACAAGGCTTAGAGGGATACGCTCCACACCATTGACCTTCCCGGTCCCGGCTGGGCTTGCCGGCCTTTCTCAGCTGACGCCGAATAAATCCGTCGGCCTGATCGAATTCGAAAGAATCCCCAGCTACTCTCTGGGGCTGCCCATCAAGGGACTCTACGACCTGAACCAGCACCCGCCCATCGTCGAAGACTGATCAGGAACCCGGCTGGCAGCAAGATTGGTCGTCGAAGGCCCAACGCCCTTCGCGCGTGGGGTTCTCCATGGCCTCCCGGAGCATGGCCTGAAACCGAAAGCGCTGCAACTCGCGGGCACCGAACCGGAGCAGATGGCTTGTGGTCTGCTGGCAATCGATGAGAGTGAACCCCCAGACACGCAACTGCCGGACCAAAGTGCAAAAGGCCGCTTTCGAGGCATTGGGTACTCGGTAAAACATGGACTCCCCGAAAAAGGCGGAACCGAGTGAGACACCGTACAGACCGCCAGCCAACTCCCCATCACGCCATGCCTCCACGCTATGTGCGTATCCAAGGCGATGCAACAGGATATAGGCCTCCTGCATCTCGGGTACGATCCATGTTCCCTCCTGCTCCGGCCGACAGGATGTGCCACAGCCTCGGATGACCGCCTCGAAGTCGGTATCAAGAGTGAAAGAAAACTCACCCCTGTTCAGTACACGGCGGACACTGCGCGGCGTATGCAACTCTTCGGGCAACAGCACCAAGCGGGGATTGGTGGACCACCACAATATGGGGGAATCCTCGGCGTACCAGGGGAAAATACCGTTGGCGTAGGCCGTGAGCAGACGTTGCGGAGAGAGATCGCCGCCCACGGCGAGCAATCCGTCAGGCTCGGCCTCTTCCGGGTCCGGGAAAATGGGTTCCTCGAATAGACGGTAGATGGTCATGCCACTCGCTCAATACAAGGAGGGGGCGGCGCAATGCCACCCCCTGATTCCGTTGCAGTCGGATTATTGAATCTTGCCCGTCGGATCGAAAGTGAAAACAAATTCACCCGATTCGTTGACGGCGGGGATCTTCTTTTTGCCCTTGGACTTCCCGGCCACATCCACGGTGACCACGCCACCCTTGACCAGCTCTCCGAAGAGCAGCTCGTCGGCGATGAAATCCTTGATCTCGGTCTGAATGACCCTGGCCATGGGACGGGCTCCCATGGAAGTGTCGTAGCCAAGCTCGGCCAGCCGCGCACGCGCCGGGTCGGTCAGCACGACCACCACGCGACGGTCCTGCAACTGGTCGTTGAGCTCCTTGACGAACTTGTCCACGATCCGTTCCATGACCGGCTGCTCCAACGCCTTGAAGGTGACGATGGCGTCCAGACGGTTGCGGAATTCCGGACTGAAGAGCTTTTCCAGGGCCTTGATGGCACCGCCCTTGCGGTCGGCGTTCTCGTTGCGCGTGAACCCGATGGCGCTCTTGGACATCTCCCGCGC encodes the following:
- a CDS encoding potassium channel family protein, whose product is MGDVFHRRMLRLRAKLGSFWSVVLGVVYLFIVFLIGIAFYMGYEDWDFVSSFYMVVITLSTVGYMEVNQLSEAGRLFTAFLIMGGVGGFVYIAGAFAQLLIDGRLQIMWGKHKMLKEISKLRNHFIICGYGRIGTIVVQEIMNEGHAVVVIEQDPDLIDKLEQDGILCIEGDATSDETLLAAGLLHAKSLISALTSEAANVYVTLTARQLNPDITIVARAGDKTHISRLELAGANRVVLPHFIGGLRMAQNVLRPTVTNFIELAVRGGIDLQMEELAVTAESELCGLDLIDSKIRPRFNLIIIAIKQANGEMVFNPGPKEVIHAGDTLLAVGKKTNLSEIKAIL
- the uvrB gene encoding excinuclease ABC subunit UvrB translates to MPDFRLVSDFTPKGDQPEAIEELTTGLRAGVRDQVLLGATGTGKTFTMANVVAGLNRPALVLAPNKTLAAQLYTEFRSLFPDNAVEYFVSYYDYYQPEAYLPHSDVYIEKDSSINDNIDKLRHSATHAILTRSDVLVVASVSCIYGLGSPDFYAKMVIPVEEGQTMAMESLLSRLVEIHYERNDYDFHRSTFRVRGDVVEIIPAYSREKALRIEFFGDEIDSIAETDPLTGEVKDRLRKTVIYPGSHFVSDRENLDRAVDDIRNELQVRLAELKGANKLVEAQRLEQRTMYDLEIIEELGYCNGIENYSRHLDGRTEGQPPSTLLDYFPEDFILFVDESHIALPQVGGMYNGDRSRKTTLVDFGFRLPSALDNRPLNYEEFQGRVHQAVYVSATPGPLELDLAQGVVVEQIIRPTGLLDPEVEVRKVQGQIDDLLAECKKRQSRDERVLVTTLTKRMAEDLNDYLNSMGVPARYLHSDIDTLERMAIIQALRAGEFFVLVGINLLREGLDIPEVSLVAILDADKEGFLRSNRSLIQTFGRAARNVGGRVILYADKVTGSMAEAMEETERRREKQQQYNVDHGITPMTIRKKVENLFGELGGGSGQTVAMAAEPAAEYGSDPKVLRKTVKRLEREMREAAKELAFERAAELRDSIALLQERILELG
- the aat gene encoding leucyl/phenylalanyl-tRNA--protein transferase, yielding MTIYRLFEEPIFPDPEEAEPDGLLAVGGDLSPQRLLTAYANGIFPWYAEDSPILWWSTNPRLVLLPEELHTPRSVRRVLNRGEFSFTLDTDFEAVIRGCGTSCRPEQEGTWIVPEMQEAYILLHRLGYAHSVEAWRDGELAGGLYGVSLGSAFFGESMFYRVPNASKAAFCTLVRQLRVWGFTLIDCQQTTSHLLRFGARELQRFRFQAMLREAMENPTREGRWAFDDQSCCQPGS